Proteins from a genomic interval of Chryseobacterium indologenes:
- a CDS encoding pirin family protein: MDRKDFLKKGLLGTGMFVASASLASAMKNEIDEIEPLEPIGYNHLPNTESKIKENSVLHKADSRGKADHGWLVSNHTFSFANYYNPDRMHFGVLRVLNNDKVEAGRGFGTHPHDNMEIISIPLEGDLEHKDSMGNTAIIKSGDIQVMSAGTGIMHSEFNKNSDQLVKFLQIWVYPNKRNVSPRYDQITLDKSKRQNQFQQILSPNANDEGVWIHQDAWFHLGTFDKDIETPYSIKKKGNGVYVFMIKGSAEIGGQIVEERDGFGVWDIKDLHIKAKQENTEILLMEVPMTM; this comes from the coding sequence ATGGACAGAAAAGATTTTTTAAAAAAGGGTTTATTGGGAACAGGAATGTTTGTAGCATCAGCTTCCCTGGCAAGTGCGATGAAAAATGAAATCGACGAGATTGAACCTTTAGAACCGATCGGATACAATCATTTACCGAACACAGAATCAAAGATTAAGGAAAATTCTGTCCTTCATAAGGCCGATTCGAGAGGGAAGGCAGACCACGGATGGTTAGTAAGCAATCATACTTTCAGTTTTGCCAACTATTATAATCCTGACAGAATGCACTTCGGGGTGCTGAGAGTCCTGAACAATGATAAAGTGGAAGCGGGAAGAGGTTTCGGAACCCATCCTCATGATAATATGGAAATCATCAGTATTCCCCTGGAAGGAGATCTTGAACATAAAGACAGCATGGGGAATACGGCTATTATTAAGAGTGGAGATATTCAGGTGATGAGTGCGGGAACAGGAATTATGCATAGTGAATTTAATAAAAACAGTGACCAGCTGGTGAAATTCCTTCAAATCTGGGTGTATCCGAACAAAAGAAATGTCAGTCCGAGATATGACCAGATTACTTTAGACAAAAGCAAAAGACAAAATCAATTTCAACAAATTCTTTCCCCTAATGCCAATGATGAAGGGGTCTGGATTCATCAGGATGCGTGGTTTCACCTTGGAACTTTTGATAAAGATATAGAAACTCCTTACAGCATTAAGAAAAAAGGAAACGGAGTGTATGTGTTCATGATTAAGGGAAGTGCGGAAATCGGAGGTCAGATTGTTGAAGAAAGAGATGGCTTCGGAGTTTGGGATATCAAAGACTTACATATAAAAGCAAAACAGGAAAACACTGAAATTCTTCTCATGGAAGTTCCTATGACAATGTAA
- a CDS encoding Crp/Fnr family transcriptional regulator has product MFENIIRNISRFITITSEEEKFFTDLLVCQSFPKKTILLREGEICQFEGYIHKGCVRMYCLDDNGSEVTLLFAIEDWWISDIASFQEQKPSNVFIETLEDTEIYMLNPTTKEKLLHEIPKFERVFRMLVQRNLATVQKRLVNTISRSASDRYLEFIKVYPSIPQRVAQYYIASYLGVSKEFVSTIRKRLASKEK; this is encoded by the coding sequence ATGTTTGAAAATATCATCAGAAACATCAGCAGATTCATCACCATTACCTCTGAAGAAGAAAAATTTTTTACTGACTTATTAGTATGTCAGTCATTTCCTAAGAAGACCATTTTATTAAGAGAAGGGGAGATCTGCCAGTTTGAGGGATATATTCATAAAGGATGTGTCAGAATGTATTGTCTGGATGATAACGGTTCAGAAGTGACTCTTCTGTTTGCTATCGAAGACTGGTGGATAAGCGATATAGCATCTTTTCAGGAACAAAAGCCATCAAATGTATTCATTGAAACTTTGGAAGACACAGAAATTTATATGCTGAATCCGACTACCAAAGAAAAACTCTTACATGAGATTCCAAAATTTGAAAGAGTTTTCAGGATGCTTGTACAGAGAAATCTTGCTACCGTTCAGAAGCGTTTGGTTAATACCATTTCCCGATCGGCGTCAGACCGCTATCTTGAATTTATTAAAGTCTATCCTTCTATTCCACAAAGGGTAGCACAATATTACATCGCTTCTTATCTTGGTGTTTCCAAAGAATTTGTAAGTACCATCAGGAAAAGACTTGCTTCCAAAGAAAAATAA
- a CDS encoding Na+/H+ antiporter — protein MHENFLLILGLLLIVMLLVMLAQKIKIAYPIFLVLAGLGISFIPGVPVLKLDPDIIFLIFLPPLLYEAAWYTSWNDFWKWKRPISLLAFGLVFLTSLVVAYASQALIPGFTLALGFLLGGIVSPPDAVAATTVLKGLKVPKRTIAILEGESLINDASSLIVFRFALAAVMTGIFSMQEATGQFFLVAGMGIVVGILGAHIFYAIHRFLPTTPAIDAALTVMTPYILFLSAEHFHFSGVMAVVSGGLFMSFRAHEMFKTGTTRINMTGVWNTLIFVMNALVFVLIGLELPDIVNGLGEISVVKGIEYGLIISCIVIIVRLLWIYPVAHIPRWLSEKARRDPSPGWKNPLIIGWAGMRGVVSLATALSIPVMMNSQAEFPMRNLIIFITFVVIFVTLVFQGLTLPLIIKLTKIGEIDHILPSHEQQAGIQMRLDKLAVDKLNHEYKESLDTNSLVGNLKKMLENDIHLHQNHLASIEMCTNRQNDMKEYHQIMLDIFALQRKELFIMKREKQYSDDEIRKAESQLDLNELKITGNKHL, from the coding sequence ATGCACGAAAATTTCCTTCTCATCCTTGGACTTCTTTTAATTGTCATGCTGCTGGTAATGCTGGCACAAAAGATCAAAATTGCCTATCCTATCTTTCTCGTATTGGCCGGATTGGGCATCAGTTTTATTCCGGGAGTTCCTGTTCTTAAACTGGATCCAGATATCATATTCCTGATTTTTTTACCGCCATTGCTCTATGAAGCCGCCTGGTATACCTCATGGAATGATTTCTGGAAATGGAAACGTCCTATAAGTTTACTGGCTTTCGGGTTGGTGTTTTTAACATCCCTGGTTGTGGCATATGCTTCCCAGGCGCTGATTCCCGGTTTTACGCTGGCTTTAGGTTTTTTGTTGGGAGGTATCGTTTCACCACCGGATGCTGTAGCAGCGACTACCGTATTAAAAGGCTTGAAGGTACCAAAACGTACCATCGCCATTTTAGAAGGAGAAAGCCTTATCAATGATGCTTCATCACTGATTGTTTTCAGATTTGCCCTGGCTGCAGTAATGACAGGAATATTTTCTATGCAGGAGGCGACGGGACAATTTTTTCTGGTAGCAGGAATGGGAATTGTGGTAGGGATTTTAGGAGCTCATATTTTCTATGCTATTCACCGGTTTTTACCCACGACTCCGGCTATTGATGCCGCTCTTACCGTAATGACACCTTATATTTTATTTTTATCAGCGGAACATTTTCATTTTTCAGGCGTAATGGCAGTAGTAAGCGGTGGATTGTTTATGTCTTTCCGGGCTCATGAAATGTTTAAAACCGGAACTACAAGAATCAATATGACAGGAGTCTGGAATACCCTCATTTTTGTGATGAATGCTTTGGTTTTCGTCTTAATAGGTCTGGAACTTCCTGATATTGTGAACGGATTAGGCGAAATCTCCGTAGTGAAAGGAATTGAATATGGACTGATCATCAGTTGTATCGTTATTATTGTTCGTCTGTTATGGATTTATCCGGTAGCTCATATTCCAAGATGGCTGAGCGAAAAAGCACGCCGTGATCCGAGCCCGGGATGGAAAAATCCTTTAATCATTGGCTGGGCAGGCATGAGAGGAGTCGTGTCGCTGGCAACAGCCTTGTCAATTCCGGTGATGATGAATTCACAGGCAGAATTTCCGATGCGAAATTTAATTATATTTATCACTTTTGTCGTAATTTTTGTAACCTTGGTTTTTCAGGGATTAACATTGCCTCTGATTATTAAACTAACTAAAATCGGAGAAATTGATCACATCCTCCCATCTCATGAGCAGCAGGCGGGAATTCAGATGAGACTGGACAAACTGGCGGTTGATAAGCTGAACCATGAGTATAAAGAAAGCTTAGATACCAATAGTCTGGTAGGAAATCTTAAAAAGATGCTGGAAAATGACATTCATCTTCATCAGAATCATTTAGCATCAATAGAAATGTGTACCAACAGGCAGAATGATATGAAAGAATACCATCAGATCATGCTCGATATTTTTGCCTTACAAAGAAAAGAATTGTTCATAATGAAACGCGAAAAACAGTACAGCGATGATGAGATCCGAAAAGCAGAATCCCAGCTCGACCTGAATGAATTGAAAATAACTGGAAATAAACATCTTTAA
- a CDS encoding dienelactone hydrolase family protein: MSHTLNIKTAGIPLKQAEKALIMIHGRGGSAQDILSLSQHLNVKDYALLAPQALNHTWYPLSFMAPVDQNEPWLSSALEMVGETVKAALDAGIKPENMYFFGFSQGACLTLEFLARNARRFGGATAIIGGVIGDKINRENYKGDFAGTPVFLGTSNPDFHVPVERVYATANIFREMNADVTEKVYANFGHSINQEEMELANTIIFK; this comes from the coding sequence ATGAGTCACACGTTAAATATAAAAACAGCAGGAATACCTTTGAAACAGGCTGAAAAAGCCTTGATTATGATTCATGGAAGAGGAGGAAGTGCCCAGGATATTCTGAGTCTTTCCCAGCATTTGAATGTGAAGGATTACGCTTTATTAGCTCCACAGGCTTTGAATCATACCTGGTATCCTTTATCATTTATGGCCCCGGTAGATCAAAATGAACCCTGGTTGTCTTCAGCACTTGAAATGGTGGGAGAGACTGTAAAAGCTGCTCTGGATGCGGGAATTAAACCGGAAAATATGTATTTTTTCGGATTCTCCCAAGGCGCTTGTCTTACCTTGGAATTCTTAGCCCGGAATGCCCGGAGATTTGGCGGAGCGACGGCAATTATCGGTGGCGTCATCGGTGATAAAATTAATCGTGAAAATTACAAAGGTGACTTTGCAGGAACTCCTGTTTTCCTTGGAACCAGTAACCCGGATTTTCATGTTCCGGTAGAAAGAGTATATGCAACAGCCAATATCTTCAGGGAAATGAATGCCGATGTTACTGAAAAAGTATATGCGAATTTTGGACATTCGATCAATCAGGAGGAAATGGAACTGGCCAATACAATTATATTTAAATAA
- a CDS encoding ring-cleaving dioxygenase has protein sequence MKLITGLHHVTAITGNAQENIDFYTAVLGLRLVKKTVNFDYSEVYHFYFGDEFGTPGTIMTTFPYGKDLINGRHGKGMLNTTAFSVSIDALDYWMNRLDQFNVHYKQPQQRLSDEVFIYLEDFDGLGLELVFNNKDERKGYFNGYIPKDYSLKGIHHVEIWLDSYERSAALLTTRMDHKVISETPDRLRLGTENLPGKYVDLLSTPNALKGLAGRGTVHHVAFATPDAATQLEMVERLNAYGLEHTEVKDRKYFTSVYFKEPGGVLFEIATSGPGFDADEELAFLGEDLQLPQQFEEQRQHLLEVLPKINYPTEKFR, from the coding sequence ATGAAACTTATCACAGGGCTGCATCACGTTACGGCTATCACCGGCAATGCACAGGAAAATATAGATTTTTACACAGCAGTATTGGGACTTCGTTTGGTAAAGAAAACTGTTAATTTTGATTATTCAGAAGTATACCATTTTTATTTCGGGGATGAATTCGGAACTCCGGGAACCATCATGACTACCTTTCCTTACGGTAAAGATCTTATCAATGGAAGACATGGAAAAGGAATGCTGAATACAACGGCCTTCTCAGTTTCAATAGATGCTCTGGATTATTGGATGAATCGTCTGGATCAGTTTAATGTTCATTACAAACAGCCTCAGCAAAGATTGTCAGATGAAGTATTTATTTATCTCGAAGATTTTGACGGATTAGGTCTTGAGCTTGTTTTTAACAATAAAGATGAGAGAAAAGGATATTTCAACGGATATATTCCTAAAGATTACAGTCTTAAAGGAATTCATCATGTGGAAATCTGGCTTGATTCGTACGAAAGAAGTGCAGCGCTTTTGACAACCCGGATGGATCATAAAGTAATCAGTGAAACACCTGACAGACTTCGATTGGGAACTGAAAATCTTCCGGGAAAATATGTTGATTTACTAAGCACTCCAAATGCATTGAAAGGACTTGCAGGAAGAGGTACGGTGCATCATGTGGCTTTTGCAACTCCGGATGCCGCTACACAACTTGAGATGGTAGAAAGATTAAACGCTTACGGACTGGAGCATACCGAAGTAAAAGACCGTAAATATTTTACCTCAGTATACTTTAAAGAACCGGGAGGAGTATTATTTGAAATTGCGACTTCAGGCCCGGGATTCGATGCAGATGAAGAGCTGGCATTTCTTGGTGAAGATCTGCAGCTGCCTCAACAGTTTGAAGAGCAAAGGCAACATTTACTTGAAGTTCTTCCGAAAATAAATTATCCAACAGAAAAATTCAGATAA
- a CDS encoding N-acetyltransferase: MERTEIVLEGRRGEIQLFSDDHKAGKMDISVIGNKLTVYHTEVNPEYEGKGFAKILLERLVSYARENDLKIVPLCPYVHAQFKRHPEEYNDVWMKGE, from the coding sequence ATGGAAAGAACAGAAATTGTATTAGAAGGAAGAAGAGGAGAGATTCAACTTTTCTCAGATGATCATAAAGCAGGGAAAATGGATATTTCAGTAATCGGGAATAAACTTACTGTGTACCATACCGAAGTGAATCCCGAATATGAAGGAAAAGGTTTTGCTAAAATTTTACTAGAAAGGCTGGTTTCCTACGCAAGGGAAAATGACCTGAAAATTGTACCGTTGTGCCCTTACGTTCACGCACAATTCAAGCGTCATCCGGAAGAATACAATGATGTCTGGATGAAGGGAGAGTAG
- a CDS encoding ring-cleaving dioxygenase translates to MDNRILGLHHITAIADNAKRNLDFYTQVLGVRLVKKTVNFDDPGTYHFYFGNETGTPGTILTFFPWEGIGQGTNGSGMATHIGYAVPKGSLAFWKNRLESVQIKVEEAEIFGEKLISFRDPDGLQLQLIEPSGDDSRKVWTTDDIKDGQALKGFHNVTLTLRDADPTMKVLTDILGYDLQKQEGERYRLATDAIDTANLIDIIENDKIPAGRNAAGTNHHIAFRVKDDNILMEYREKVLSAGLSITPKINRDYFYSLYFREPGGVLFEIATDNPGFTVDEPLEELGSHLKLPAQYEGMRNKIEGVLPNLS, encoded by the coding sequence ATGGACAACAGAATATTGGGTCTGCATCATATTACAGCAATAGCGGACAATGCAAAAAGAAATTTAGATTTTTATACTCAGGTATTAGGGGTAAGACTGGTGAAAAAAACAGTCAACTTTGATGATCCGGGAACCTATCACTTTTACTTTGGAAATGAAACAGGAACTCCGGGAACTATTCTTACTTTCTTCCCATGGGAAGGAATTGGGCAGGGAACTAACGGAAGCGGTATGGCTACTCATATTGGATATGCCGTACCAAAAGGAAGCCTTGCATTCTGGAAAAATCGTTTGGAAAGTGTACAGATAAAAGTGGAAGAAGCAGAGATTTTTGGCGAAAAACTGATTTCCTTTAGAGATCCTGATGGCCTTCAGCTACAATTGATAGAACCATCCGGTGATGACAGCAGAAAAGTATGGACAACAGATGATATCAAAGACGGGCAGGCTTTAAAAGGCTTTCATAATGTCACTTTAACATTGAGAGATGCAGATCCCACAATGAAAGTATTAACCGACATTCTTGGATATGATCTTCAAAAGCAGGAAGGAGAAAGATACAGATTGGCGACAGATGCTATCGATACGGCCAATCTGATCGATATCATTGAAAACGACAAAATTCCGGCCGGAAGAAATGCAGCGGGAACCAATCACCATATTGCTTTCAGAGTAAAAGATGACAATATACTGATGGAATATCGTGAAAAAGTATTATCTGCAGGCTTAAGTATCACCCCGAAAATCAACAGAGACTATTTTTACTCACTGTATTTCCGTGAACCGGGAGGTGTATTATTTGAAATTGCTACTGATAATCCGGGATTTACTGTGGATGAACCTTTGGAAGAACTTGGTAGCCACCTTAAACTTCCTGCACAGTATGAAGGAATGCGCAATAAAATTGAAGGAGTACTACCGAACTTATCATAG
- a CDS encoding EamA family transporter, whose amino-acid sequence MSNSKNKWLVPLAFTNIYVIWGITFLAISFGLKGFPPFILSGLRFLVAGILMIGYLLSKGERANSLTNWKKNAITGVLILTGGTGLVAWGEQYVTASEAAISIATGPFWFIAIDRKNWKYYFSDKFIPIGLAIGFVGLVFFLKGSVHSNAAHAMVDGNLRITAFIVLGLSSIAWVLGSLYSKKNPASHSTFMNIAQQLIVAGVAAFLIAFIRGEWTHFSVSAVPLPAWFGVLFLIFFGSIVAYLSYIWLLSVKPAALVSTHTYINPIVTVIAGWIVANQSINGSQLYGLATILLGVLLTNVTKYFKLSKRSKVKLRRVRRFFNRTNKRYQPI is encoded by the coding sequence ATGAGCAATTCTAAAAACAAATGGCTGGTTCCATTGGCGTTTACAAACATTTATGTAATATGGGGAATTACGTTTTTAGCTATTTCATTTGGCTTAAAAGGTTTTCCGCCATTCATTCTTTCGGGATTGAGATTTCTCGTAGCAGGAATTCTGATGATCGGATATCTCCTTTCAAAAGGAGAAAGAGCAAATTCTCTGACCAACTGGAAGAAAAATGCCATCACCGGAGTGCTTATTCTTACAGGAGGAACAGGTCTGGTAGCCTGGGGAGAACAATATGTAACAGCTTCTGAAGCTGCCATTTCTATTGCGACAGGTCCTTTTTGGTTCATTGCCATCGACAGAAAAAACTGGAAATATTATTTTTCAGACAAATTTATTCCGATAGGGCTGGCCATCGGGTTTGTAGGATTGGTATTCTTCTTAAAAGGAAGTGTACATTCCAATGCAGCCCATGCTATGGTTGACGGAAATCTTAGAATTACAGCATTTATAGTCTTAGGGCTGAGTTCTATTGCGTGGGTGCTGGGTTCTTTATATTCGAAAAAAAATCCGGCCTCTCATTCTACATTCATGAATATTGCCCAACAATTAATTGTAGCGGGGGTAGCAGCCTTTCTGATTGCTTTTATCAGAGGAGAATGGACGCATTTTTCGGTTTCTGCAGTTCCTTTGCCGGCATGGTTTGGTGTTCTGTTTTTGATTTTCTTTGGATCAATAGTCGCTTATTTGTCGTACATTTGGCTCTTGTCCGTGAAACCCGCAGCCCTTGTAAGCACCCATACCTACATCAATCCTATTGTAACCGTGATTGCAGGCTGGATTGTTGCCAACCAGAGCATCAATGGAAGCCAGTTGTATGGTTTGGCCACTATATTGCTGGGAGTACTGTTGACGAATGTCACCAAGTACTTTAAACTTTCAAAACGGTCAAAAGTTAAATTAAGAAGAGTAAGAAGATTTTTTAATAGGACAAATAAGCGATACCAGCCTATTTAA
- the metI gene encoding methionine ABC transporter permease MetI — MLSDAVIALLAKGTWETVYMTFVSGFFGFVLGLPVGIFLFLTRKGQLLENALYHRILSIVVNIFRAIPFIILIVWMIPFTRILAGTSIGVNAALVPLSVGAAPFIARLVENSLLEVPHGLIETARALGASPFQIIRKVLLPEALPSLINNATITLITLVGYSAMGGAVGAGGLGQVGYQYGYIGYDIVIMNTVLILLVLLVFIIQFAGDRFSKHFDHR; from the coding sequence ATGCTTAGTGATGCGGTAATTGCCCTTTTGGCAAAAGGAACCTGGGAAACGGTTTACATGACATTTGTATCCGGCTTTTTTGGATTTGTTTTAGGACTTCCGGTCGGAATTTTTTTATTTTTAACAAGAAAAGGGCAACTATTGGAAAATGCACTGTATCACAGAATATTGTCCATAGTAGTGAATATTTTCCGGGCCATTCCTTTTATTATCTTAATTGTTTGGATGATTCCTTTTACCAGGATTCTGGCAGGAACTTCCATCGGAGTGAATGCCGCTTTGGTTCCTTTAAGTGTGGGGGCTGCACCATTTATTGCAAGACTGGTAGAAAACAGTTTACTCGAAGTTCCTCACGGATTGATAGAAACAGCAAGAGCTCTAGGCGCTTCACCTTTTCAAATTATCAGAAAAGTATTGCTTCCCGAAGCATTACCTTCCTTAATCAATAATGCAACCATTACGTTAATTACCCTTGTCGGATATTCTGCGATGGGAGGTGCTGTAGGTGCAGGAGGTTTAGGCCAGGTGGGATACCAGTACGGATATATCGGCTATGATATTGTGATTATGAACACCGTCCTGATATTGCTTGTGCTGCTGGTATTCATTATCCAGTTTGCAGGAGACCGATTTTCAAAGCATTTTGACCACAGATAG
- the metQ gene encoding methionine ABC transporter substrate-binding lipoprotein MetQ has protein sequence MKKIKILGLLAAGVLLFTACSGRKDDPNFIRVGITYGPEQEIAEVAKKVAKEKYNLEVELIPFNDYVVPNEALTNGDIDANAFQHVPYLTEQSKQRGYNLAVVGNTFVYPIIAYSKKISNISQLQNGSTIVIPNDPTNGGRSLLLLQKNGLLKLKDGVGLLPKVTDITENPKQLNIMEIEGAQIPRVLDDRDVVVGIINNNFAAQAGLDSEKQGIIKEDKDSPYVNVVVARQDNKNSQKVKNFVKAYESDEVEKKAKEIFKGGAVKGW, from the coding sequence ATGAAAAAAATAAAAATCTTAGGATTACTGGCTGCCGGAGTTCTTCTCTTTACTGCTTGTTCGGGAAGGAAAGATGACCCCAACTTTATCAGAGTGGGAATAACCTATGGACCAGAGCAGGAAATTGCTGAAGTCGCCAAAAAAGTAGCGAAAGAAAAATATAATCTGGAAGTGGAACTTATCCCTTTCAATGATTATGTAGTTCCGAATGAAGCCCTGACCAACGGTGATATTGATGCCAATGCTTTCCAGCATGTTCCTTATTTAACGGAACAATCCAAGCAGAGAGGGTATAACCTGGCGGTTGTGGGTAATACTTTTGTCTATCCTATTATTGCGTATTCAAAAAAGATCAGCAACATCAGCCAACTGCAGAACGGAAGTACGATTGTGATTCCTAATGACCCTACCAACGGCGGGCGTTCCTTGCTTCTCTTACAGAAAAATGGTTTATTAAAACTGAAAGACGGCGTTGGTCTTCTTCCTAAAGTTACCGATATTACAGAAAATCCAAAGCAACTTAATATCATGGAAATTGAGGGTGCTCAGATTCCAAGAGTGCTGGACGACAGGGATGTTGTGGTAGGAATCATCAATAATAATTTTGCGGCACAGGCCGGTCTGGATTCCGAAAAACAAGGTATCATTAAAGAAGATAAAGATTCTCCTTATGTGAATGTAGTTGTTGCAAGACAGGACAACAAAAACAGCCAGAAGGTAAAAAACTTCGTCAAAGCGTATGAATCCGATGAAGTGGAAAAGAAAGCAAAAGAAATTTTCAAAGGAGGTGCGGTGAAAGGATGGTAG
- a CDS encoding outer membrane beta-barrel protein, producing the protein MKIILFPIAVLMGTFTFAQTKTVNDTVKAEAKEIEGVTLVARKPTVESKVDRTVFNVSNSSILAGNTTWDVLRMTPLVSIDNNDDVKAEGQTVTVYINDRKSVFTGKELKEYLKTIPADNLMKIEVITSPSSRYETSGSVINIVLKKRDDEGIKGSISLNNRQSTKNSQYTNFNLNYHKKKFTQTFIGSYNNGDYVQKNEILNTRYENNRVSQLSLESEMRNESPSLSSTSEFEINDKNNVGLVLEYFQNRNLSFGESSGTDSMNGVLTDSFHQTQNTWGFSRTLGTNLFYKYYDKEKSKILDINVGTNYTGNDNDNLINKVGAKTQELGVISNNQMRNYYLKVDYTQPFGKTGGTFEVGGKIEANNHVIPNSLYGASISDSQSEYFNLPRNDKFHYEDNIGSLYANYSKTFFKKLEARVGLRYEYIDLKVRQEVAGTERRDSYGTFLPNVLLKYSFSDKYDVSFTYNRSIWRPWYSEFNPFLVPDINGTYSRGNLYLNPNPNDRLYLKFGILKKYFISARYMYTNQDYWTTYVTENGRTVSLPGNFDGKVQKYYLFANTNQNFLKNKLNVNVGFGWYYINNKDFNEKNQLGGKNYISYWGGSLNASYTNLFNKNINISAWMEIANQNNGNSYANNTNVFHNISVTKIFPKTQMELSMQLMNIFKRPYADNTTYSPDGTFREYSKWDWYGVSLTFVKRFGNQKVKENTKTDVEKNSGGAK; encoded by the coding sequence ATGAAAATAATTTTATTTCCAATCGCGGTATTAATGGGCACCTTTACTTTTGCCCAGACCAAGACTGTGAATGATACTGTAAAGGCAGAAGCGAAAGAAATTGAAGGTGTTACACTTGTTGCAAGAAAGCCGACCGTAGAATCCAAGGTAGACAGAACTGTTTTTAACGTGTCAAACAGCTCGATCTTAGCTGGAAACACAACCTGGGATGTGCTCAGAATGACCCCGCTGGTAAGTATTGATAATAATGACGATGTAAAAGCTGAAGGACAAACTGTTACAGTTTACATCAATGACAGGAAATCAGTTTTTACAGGGAAAGAATTAAAAGAATATCTTAAAACCATTCCGGCCGATAACCTGATGAAAATTGAAGTTATCACCAGCCCTTCTTCCCGCTACGAAACCTCCGGATCTGTTATTAATATTGTTCTTAAAAAGAGAGATGACGAAGGAATAAAGGGAAGTATTTCCTTAAATAACAGACAGAGTACCAAAAATTCTCAATACACCAATTTTAATCTGAACTATCATAAGAAGAAGTTTACCCAGACCTTTATAGGAAGCTATAATAATGGCGATTATGTTCAAAAGAATGAAATTTTAAACACCCGCTACGAAAATAACAGGGTTTCCCAACTAAGCCTGGAATCTGAAATGAGAAATGAAAGTCCGTCTCTTTCTTCAACTTCAGAGTTTGAAATTAATGATAAGAATAATGTGGGACTTGTTCTTGAATATTTCCAGAACCGGAACCTGTCTTTCGGTGAATCCAGTGGAACAGATTCTATGAATGGAGTCTTGACTGATTCTTTTCATCAGACACAGAATACCTGGGGGTTTAGCCGGACCCTGGGAACCAATTTGTTCTATAAATACTACGATAAAGAAAAAAGCAAAATCTTAGATATTAACGTAGGAACAAACTATACCGGAAATGACAACGACAACCTGATCAATAAAGTCGGAGCTAAGACTCAGGAACTTGGCGTTATCAGTAATAATCAAATGCGGAATTATTACCTGAAGGTGGATTACACCCAGCCATTTGGAAAGACAGGAGGAACTTTCGAGGTCGGAGGTAAAATAGAAGCTAACAATCATGTGATTCCGAACAGTCTTTATGGGGCGAGCATCAGTGATTCCCAATCAGAATATTTTAATCTTCCTAGAAATGATAAGTTTCACTACGAAGATAATATCGGTTCCCTTTATGCCAATTATAGCAAAACATTTTTCAAAAAATTAGAGGCCAGGGTAGGATTAAGATATGAATATATTGATCTCAAAGTACGTCAGGAGGTGGCTGGTACAGAAAGAAGAGATTCCTACGGAACTTTTCTTCCTAATGTGCTGCTAAAATATTCTTTCTCAGATAAATATGACGTAAGCTTTACGTACAACAGAAGTATCTGGAGACCCTGGTACTCAGAATTTAACCCTTTTCTGGTACCTGATATCAACGGAACCTATTCCAGAGGGAATTTGTATTTGAATCCCAATCCCAATGACCGGCTTTATCTGAAATTTGGAATTTTAAAGAAATACTTTATCTCTGCAAGATATATGTACACGAACCAGGATTACTGGACAACTTATGTTACTGAAAACGGAAGAACGGTATCATTACCGGGGAATTTCGATGGAAAGGTCCAGAAATATTACCTTTTTGCCAATACCAATCAGAATTTCCTGAAAAACAAACTGAATGTTAATGTTGGATTTGGTTGGTACTATATTAATAACAAGGATTTTAATGAGAAAAACCAATTGGGTGGTAAAAATTATATCAGCTATTGGGGCGGTTCTCTTAACGCTTCTTATACCAACCTTTTTAACAAGAATATCAATATAAGTGCGTGGATGGAAATTGCCAATCAGAATAACGGAAATTCATACGCCAATAATACCAATGTGTTTCACAATATTTCAGTAACTAAAATTTTCCCTAAAACACAAATGGAGCTCAGTATGCAGTTGATGAATATCTTTAAAAGACCGTATGCCGATAATACAACGTATAGCCCGGACGGAACCTTCAGAGAATATTCGAAATGGGACTGGTACGGAGTATCCCTGACGTTTGTAAAACGTTTCGGAAACCAAAAAGTAAAAGAAAATACCAAAACGGATGTAGAGAAAAATTCCGGGGGTGCTAAATAA